The sequence ATATTGAGTGTCTGCTGTTTATCAATCTATGTGCCAGGTCCTCTCACAACAGTACGTCATGCATTTCCTTTGTTGAACCTGAAGTGCACAGAGTGGAATCAGTCCCTTCCTCCATCATGGCATGTTGGCTCCATCCCTTTCTGTAAGGCCCCTTTTcgattcattttcttctttcctttctctgttcccaTCTCCCCTCCTCACTGGGGGCACTTGTgtagtgtctttaacaaatgctCCTCCAATCCATGCTCTTAACAAATGCTCCTCCAATCCATGCTCTATATGTGTATTTAGATACATTCATCCACTCAACAACCACACAGTGCCAACTGTGTCAGGCACAGTCATAGGTGCAGGGAATGCAACCAggagcaaaataataaaaaaagtcctgttttcatggagcttacattcttttGGAGTGAGACAaatcatgaacaaataaataagtaaaacatgtaGTACCTCAAATAGTGATAAgccctatggaaaaaaaaaaagcagggcaaGGGGATAAGATATGTTGAGGGGGATCAGGAGCAGACTGCAGTTTTATATGGGGTGATTAAGGAAGGCGTTGCAACAAAGGTGCTATTTCAACAAACACAGTTAAGGAAGAAACTGTGTGGATATCTGGGGTAGAAGTGGTCCAGTTAGAGGggacagcaagtacaaaggccctgaggtagggtCTTGTCTGGTATGTTAGGAGACCAGAATGGTTAGAAGGTCAGTGGCTAGAGAAAAAtgagtgggaagagagagacagaaggctgAGAGGTAGCTGGGTGAGTGACAAATACTGTAGGACTTTGTGATGAACATGCTCACATGGGTCTCCTCATGGACTCAGCAGAGTTTCCTTGGGGTATGTACCTAGGAGAGGGATTGTGGGGTTGGAGGGGGTGTACACTTTTAATTCCACTAAGATTATGCCTCAAGATGGTGGCACCAGttatactcccaccagcagtgtgtggtAGTCTGTATCTTCTCATAGAATTCTCATGATGATCCAGTAAGGGAAGTCAAGTAAAGTTCCttatggaggaggaaactgaggcttagagagattaagcAAATTACTCTAGTCACATAGCCAAGCGGAAGAGCCAGGGCTCAAATTCAAAAGTTTTGACATAATGTTCTTTGCTCTTACCACTACTGTACCCAGCACTGACTCTTTCAGAAATAAGATGAGGCATCTGTAGAcaaagatattattattattaattaaaaaatatttatttatttatttattgtgagagagtgcaagagagcatgtgagtggaggaggggcagagagagagagagggagagataatcctaagcaggctctgagttgccagtgctctattcggggctcgaactcgtgaactgagagatcatggacctgagccaaaatgaagagtcagcttaaccaactgagccactcaagggcCTTCCAGagatattattgttattattattattattattattttaatttttaatttttattattattttgcatttttcttttctttctttttttttaaactctactctatttttctaattaaaataaaaaaaaaattaagtaggctccacactcaacatggagcttaaactcatgaccccaagttCAAGAATCATACACTCTAcccattgagccagccaggtgccccaagacttgcATTTTTCAATGCCTGGTCTAACTCAGTCAGCCTAGGACCCCAAAGTGTTTAGCACTAGCATGTATGTGGGTGTCTAATTAGAGTCCTTAGAATTTCAAGGTGAAATATATGGATTaagactgttttcattttatcatgAAGGCTAGCTAACAGCTTGAATTTTAGTGCATGATTTTGAGGCTAGACATTTATAAagattaattgattttcaaagttTGGAGACTTTGGAtcagattttaatattaaatattaagtagaTTATATTACATGCATATTGTTGGCTAGGCACTGAGATAAGTACTTTCCAAGCATCATGTCACTTACTCCTgacaacaactctgtgaggtgatTACTTTTACTCCCACTGAGGGGTGAACTCATTTGTCCAGAGTCACCCAGCTATGAGGTTGAGTTGAGTTTTGAACCTGAACAATTTACCTGCAGAGCCTTTATTCTTAACTACTAAACTGTGCTGCCTTCCTGTGAAGGAAGCTTTTAGAATCTCTTCCCTttgaactcttaaaaactgagaatgaactgaaggttgatggggggtgggagggagggtaaagTGGGtcatgggcatcgaggagggcacctgttgggatgagcactgggtgttgtatggaaaccaacttgacaataaatttcatattaaaaaaataaaaaaataaaaaggaaatgctatGTATACTAAcagtgaaaaatttaaaaaaatctgtgaggCTAATAAAAGGCGGGAtgactatttaaataaattactattacacacttggaaaaaaaaagaatctcttcccTTTGAAACTGAGGACAACTTCCTGTCAAGTGGGGTGGTTTAGAGCAGTCATGGGAAGTGAGGGGTTAGGTGGACAGGAATATCCagagggagaggatctgaagtttGAAAATGTTCCCCAGTTGTCTTCATTATTGAAGTCCCTGAAGTGAGAACCTCTGCCCTAGGCATCCTACCTGGATTAGAGATTCTGAACGTGATGCCttcaaaaaaaaaggaggacTTCTCTAACTGGGTGTGGGTGGTTCATTGCCTGTAACCCAAGGCAgcctgatatttttaaaacaagtgtcCTCAAAGGCAGACAATGTTTTATCACCTATGTATGGCTTATACCTGCCATGAATGATCTGTGGTCAAGGTTTTATCACAGTTGGTTTTCCCTTcacacttttcattttgattgccTTCTACAAGGAGGGTAATgccatttatatatttacctGAGCCAGGTTTATAAGGTTGCTTGGTTGCAAGGTATGTATCTCAAAGTCAAGCAGATAGGATATTCTGGATTATGTGCTCTTGCAGGTTTCTCTTCTCCGTGTGtacatttgttcaacaaatatttattaagcacctaacTCACagttaggaggaggaggagaaggaggaggaggaggaggaggaggaggaggaggaggaggagaaggagacagggagttGAACTGGAATTTTGATATATTAGGATAAATGACAAATGAGGTAAGCCCGTGTGCTATGACAGTACACAGAAAGGGCAGCATAAgggtcagggaagccttcctggggAAGCAACTTCTGAGCTGGGAATTGAAAGATAAGGAGGGCTTAGCTAATGAAGGGGGCAAAGAGGGCATTAGAAGCAAGGGAACATAATGAGTGTAGAATTTCGCAGCTGGAACATGAACTGCGCAGGGTATGAGGCTAGAGGAATAAACACAGGTCAGGTTATGAAGGAAGGGCAGTAGGGAATCACTGAAGGGTTtgaagcctgggggtggggtggggacacctCAATCACATTTATAGTGTATAAAGGTTCTGTGAGTTAATAATGGACCTCCTTGTCTATCTCGTGTGCTTGTTAGTAAATCAGAACATCGGAACTGGTGGGTGGCAAATAAGGAATCTTGATAGATTTGTAGATGGAAGGGCTGACCCAATAATCTAAGGGTTCCTTTTGATAATCTTTAGAGAAGAATTTTCAAATTTGACTTGATCCTTCTGTCTTTGAAACCCCCTGACAATACTCcctaaaattctttcaaaaccaAAGCCTGAGTAGGGAGGAGAATGGGGGCTGTGtgactttgttttctctgttctccactaCTCATTTCCGGGGCATTGCTGTGAATTGTTCATCCAAAGCCTTGCTCCCCATGAGGAGGGGACCATTTGAATAGCAGCAGGGGAGTAGAGGAAGGAGGAACCACACGCCGGGTTCgttcattaagaaaatatatttggcaTATTCAGACAATGGTTTGAGCGAGTTAAAAATAACTCCTCGTGAAAAATTAATAGGGAGTTATAAGTGAGTGTTTTAATACAAGCTCACAGAGCAGGGCAGATTCTCCAGGTGGCTGGCGGCTGACATCACGGATGTGTTTATAGAGCACGGGATGGCCAGAGAGGAGAGTCGTCTGCAGAAGTGAGCTCACCTTCTCTCCCGGaacccagagagggaggagacagaaagaattgTTTTGGTTGTGAGCTACTGAGCTAGGTgacttatttctttctccttacccATCACACTCTCATAACTGTGGACATAAAAATTGTAGTGAATTTTGCCTGGTTGCTTTGGGTGAAGTATATTGAATGTCAGAATTCATAAAATGGCCTTTctggttcttctcctttcttaGTAATGGACCCTTGTTGGCTGCTACACTCATTTCTCCAGTGTTTCTTCGCCCGACAGACTGCTCCTCTCATTCTTACAGGTAGTTATAAAGGCCCTGCTCCTTTCTCCCACTTCCTCTCTTCTCACAGCGCCTCTGTGGGCCTAGGTAGGTAAAGCCAAGGGTTGGACTGTACTTTCTTTTCCATCAGTACAGCTAAATGGATGATGcagaatgaggagaaaggaaaCCAAAGTGATGTCTGACCTTGGGTAGCTGATTTTGGGGCTAAGGGTGTTAAGACTGGGGGaccaatatttgtattttaaactcagatgatatttaaaaaatggttctgTAATTGCAATGAGGCCCTCTAGGCCGTGAATTAATGTGTCATAACTCACGCCCAAGCACTGCGCAAACATCCCGCGTGTGAATTATTGCACAATAAATTCATGCCCTGTTGTGTCTTACAGCTTAATTAGTACATGAAGCTACATGAGTTAGACGAACCCAAATGGGATTATGTCATGTGGTGCGTAAAAAAGCAGAATGTTGGGAGGTATTTGGCACTTTTTCTGGGGGGAAAGCAGGGCTGATTTTTCTGGAGTGTCCTCTGGTGTCAATTTCTGTGATTTGGGGCTGCAACAGGTGACATGTGACTTCTGAgctttggttggttggttgaatATGGGTTCAGTAAATATCTATTGTTTACTATGTCTTAGGCATTATGGAGGGATAGCACATATAAGATGAAATACGAAGCAGCAGCTTTGAAACCTGAGCACCCAAACTCGGCAGCCTCAACTCAACTCGGCTTAACTCAGCCTCACTGAACCCAATCTGAGACTCTCTGCTCACTGGGCTTGCTACAGCACTCCGATCCTAGAACCCTCTTCAATTCCAGCTAGAATGTTGTATCAGGCACTTCGCAGATTTGCTCAAAAGCTGGTACGGAGACATACAATGGAGCAATACGTGGCTAAGATTTCCACTGCCGGAAGGCTGAGCACTCTGGATATAGTGGCCTTGGGTGTGGTCAACACAGTGGGTGCAGGTGTGTATGTCCTGGCTGGTGAGATAGCCAGTGATAAAGCAGGACCATCCATTGTGATCTGCTTTTTGGTGGCCGCCCTGTCTTCTGTGTTGGCTGCTCTGTGCTATGCAGAGTTTAGCGCCCGGGTTCCCCATTCTGCTTCTGCATATCTGTACAACTATGTCACTGTAGGTGAACTCTGGGCTTTCATCACTGGCTGGAACCTCATCCTCTCCTATGTTactggtgcagccagtgtggCCCGGGCCTGGAGCTTAGCTTTTGACAACCTGATTGGGAACCAGATCTCTCAGACCTTGCATGAGAGCATCCCACTGAATATTCCCCATGTCTTTGCAGAATATCCAGACTTCTTTGCCATGGGCCTGATGTTGTTGTTCACCGGACTGCTGGCTGTCAGGGCTAGTGAGTTTGTCTTGGTTACTACAGTGTTCACAGTGGTGAATGTTTTGGTTCTTGGTTTTGTCATCATCTCTGGCGTCCTTAAGGGGAAACTGCACAACTGGCAGCTTACGGAAGAGGACTACATAATGACCATGTTTAGACTCAATGACACTTCTCCCTTGGGCCCTCTGGGCTATGGAGGATTTGTGCCTTTCGGTTTCCAGGGGATTCTCCGTGGAGCAGCGACCTGTTTCTATGCATTTACTGGTTTCGACAGTGTTGTTACCATTGCCGAAGAAGCCCAAAATCTCCAGCGTTCTGTCCCCATGGGCATTGTGATTTCAGTGTTCATCTGCTTTTTGGTGTATTTTGGGGTCTCTTCAGCACTTACGCTTATGGTGCCTTACTACCAGCTTCAACCTGGGAGCCCCTTGCCTGAGGCATTTCTCCATATTGGCTGGGCCCCTGCCCGCTATTTCGTGGCTATTGGAGCCCTCTGTGCTCTTTCTACCAGCATCTTGGACTCTATGTTTCTCCTTCGTTGGATGACCTTCGTGATGGCAGATGATGGCCTCCTGTTCGGTGTCCTTGCCAGGATAGACTCCAAAACAAGCATCCCCATTGTGGCCACTGTGGTCTCGGGCATTATCACAGCGTTGATGACATCCTTCTTTAGACTCACTGATCTTGTGGACCTCATGTCATTTGGGACCCTGCTTACTTACTCCCTGGTGGCTATTTGTATTCTCATTGTCAGGTATCAGCCTGAATTgaatgatgaagaaaatgaagcagaggCACAGGAGGAGAATGGGCCTGCAGCAGAGAAGCTGACTCTGTGGAGACTATTTTGTCCAGGCagctccacccccactccactcTCTGGCCGGGTTGTCTACGTTTGCTTCTCACTGcttgctctgctcctccttcttctttgctTGGTTCTGGTCCAGTGGCCAGTTCTACTGCTTTTTGAAAACCCACTGTTGATTATAGTGGTTGTGCTACTCCTGATTCTCATCACTGGGATCACTGGGGTCATCTGGAGACAGCCACAGAGCCCCACTCTCCTTTACTTTAAGGTCCCTGCTCTGCCTTTCCTCCCAATAATGAGCGTCTTTATGAATGTTTACCTTATGATGCAGCTGACACTTGGCACCTGGGCCCTCTTTGGTGTCTGGATGCTGATTGGGTTTGCTATCTACTTTGGCTATGGGATCCACCATGCATGCAGGATTAACCCCACTTGAGTTAGGACCAGAATTGTGGACCTTGAACTCTGCAGTGCCTGTACATATTCGATTTTACATCATCACACCTGGATGCTGTCTGGTTTCCTTGCACAATAATGGAGGGTACTTTGGAGCACAACATCAATGGGATATTGATGGGGAAACACTAATAGAGCTCTGTATGTATTGTGAAGGATGTGTCTTTGctctttctcatctttaaaaaaaggttttttttttttaacttatctgCTTTTCAATTGTGTCTGTAACTGTTTActggttttaaaaagttattattaaaagaaactagaaaaagtgtttttgttttctttgggtaaatacccagtagtggaattactggatcatatggtaattctatttttaattttttaaggaacctccatactggctcaatagtggctgcaccaacagCCACCAACAGCACatgatggttcctttttctccacatcctcaccaacacttgttatttttttgtct is a genomic window of Acinonyx jubatus isolate Ajub_Pintada_27869175 chromosome B4, VMU_Ajub_asm_v1.0, whole genome shotgun sequence containing:
- the LOC106983085 gene encoding cationic amino acid transporter 3-like isoform X1, whose amino-acid sequence is MLYQALRRFAQKLVRRHTMEQYVAKISTAGRLSTLDIVALGVVNTVGAGVYVLAGEIASDKAGPSIVICFLVAALSSVLAALCYAEFSARVPHSASAYLYNYVTVGELWAFITGWNLILSYVTGAASVARAWSLAFDNLIGNQISQTLHESIPLNIPHVFAEYPDFFAMGLMLLFTGLLAVRASEFVLVTTVFTVVNVLVLGFVIISGVLKGKLHNWQLTEEDYIMTMFRLNDTSPLGPLGYGGFVPFGFQGILRGAATCFYAFTGFDSVVTIAEEAQNLQRSVPMGIVISVFICFLVYFGVSSALTLMVPYYQLQPGSPLPEAFLHIGWAPARYFVAIGALCALSTSILDSMFLLRWMTFVMADDGLLFGVLARIDSKTSIPIVATVVSGIITALMTSFFRLTDLVDLMSFGTLLTYSLVAICILIVRYQPELNDEENEAEAQEENGPAAEKLTLWRLFCPGSSTPTPLSGRVVYVCFSLLALLLLLLCLVLVQWPVLLLFENPLLIIVVVLLLILITGITGVIWRQPQSPTLLYFKVPALPFLPIMSVFMNVYLMMQLTLGTWALFGVWMLIGFAIYFGYGIHHACRINPT
- the LOC106983085 gene encoding cationic amino acid transporter 3-like isoform X2, which produces MLYQALRRFAQKLVRRHTMEQYVAKISTAGRLSTLDIVALGVVNTVGAGVYVLAGEIASDKAGPSIVICFLVAALSSVLAALCYAEFSARVPHSASAYLYNYVTVGELWAFITGWNLILSYVTGAASVARAWSLAFDNLIGNQISQTLHESIPLNIPHVFAEYPDFFAMGLMLLFTGLLAVRASEFVLVTTVFTVVNVLVLGFVIISGVLKGKLHNWQLTEEDYIMTMFRLNDTSPLGPLGYGGFVPFGFQGILRGAATCFYAFTGFDSVVTIAEEAQNLQRSVPMGIVISVFICFLVYFGVSSALTLMVPYYQLQPGSPLPEAFLHIGWAPARYFVAIGALCALSTSILDSMFLLRWMTFVMADDGLLFGVLARIDSKTSIPIVATVVSGIITALMTSFFRLTDLVDLMSFGTLLTYSLVAICILIVRYQPELNDEENEAEAQEENGPAAEKLTLWRLFCPGSSTPTPLSGRVCLLHKI